The following are from one region of the Gryllotalpicola protaetiae genome:
- a CDS encoding aldo/keto reductase — protein sequence MTDTELTAAASGTFAIGGDLTVNRLGFGSMQLPGPGVWGEPRDPEGAVRVLQRAVELGVNFIDTADSYGPVIAEQLIKKALHPYRDDLVIATKAGLTRQGPNIWTPVGRPAYLRQQAELSLRNLGLDTIDLFQLHRIDPEVPLEDQVGELKKLQDEGKIRHIGLSEVSVAEVEAAQKVASIVSVQNLYNVANRQSEELLDWSTAHGVGFIPWFPLATGKLSQPGGPLARLAEKTGATPSQLALAWLLRRSPVMLPIPGTSSVEHLEDNIAGASVELSDEDFAAIEAAV from the coding sequence ATGACTGACACAGAACTGACCGCCGCGGCATCCGGAACCTTCGCGATCGGCGGTGACCTCACCGTCAACCGCCTCGGCTTCGGGTCGATGCAGCTTCCCGGGCCGGGCGTCTGGGGCGAACCCCGTGACCCCGAGGGCGCCGTGCGCGTGCTGCAGCGCGCCGTCGAGCTGGGTGTGAACTTCATCGACACCGCCGACTCGTACGGGCCCGTCATCGCCGAGCAGCTCATCAAGAAGGCGCTGCACCCGTACCGCGATGACCTGGTCATCGCGACCAAGGCAGGTCTGACCCGCCAGGGTCCGAATATCTGGACTCCGGTCGGCCGCCCGGCCTATCTGCGCCAGCAGGCGGAGCTCAGTCTGCGCAACCTCGGCCTCGACACCATCGACCTGTTCCAGCTGCACCGTATCGACCCCGAGGTGCCGCTCGAGGACCAGGTCGGCGAGCTGAAGAAGCTGCAGGACGAGGGCAAGATCCGCCACATCGGCCTCTCCGAGGTGTCCGTCGCAGAGGTCGAGGCCGCCCAGAAGGTCGCGTCGATCGTGTCGGTGCAGAATCTCTACAACGTGGCGAACCGCCAGTCCGAAGAGCTGCTGGACTGGTCGACGGCGCACGGCGTCGGATTCATCCCGTGGTTCCCGCTCGCGACCGGCAAGCTCTCGCAGCCGGGCGGCCCGCTGGCGCGACTCGCCGAGAAGACCGGAGCGACCCCGTCGCAGCTGGCACTGGCGTGGCTGCTGAGGCGCTCGCCCGTCATGCTGCCGATCCCCGGGACGTCGAGCGTCGAGCACCTCGAGGACAACATTGCGGGCGCGTCCGTCGAACTGTCCGACGAGGACTTCGCGGCCATCGAGGCGGCCGTCTAG
- a CDS encoding NADP-dependent oxidoreductase — MKAAQFSRFGGPEVLEIVDLPEPHPGPGEVRIAVRAAGVNASDWKKRLGQMDPELPQTLGYEAAGVVDELGDGVVDVALGDRVYGFSGGAAQAELAVLSSYAPIPDGLDFTQAAALPASAETAARALDQLGVSRDGSAGPVTLLISGASGNVGGAATQLAIARGARVIGSASAAKQDYVRSLGAEPVVYGDGLGERVRALTPGGVDLALDVAGSGILPELIELAGGAQNVITVADFLGARDNGVRFSRGDAGRALYVLGELAELLASGRFAVPPVQTFPLTDIAEAHRVGESGRAGGKLVLAVG; from the coding sequence ATGAAGGCTGCGCAGTTCAGCCGCTTCGGCGGCCCCGAGGTCCTTGAAATCGTCGACCTGCCCGAGCCGCACCCGGGCCCGGGCGAGGTGCGAATCGCGGTGCGCGCCGCCGGGGTGAACGCGAGCGACTGGAAGAAGCGGCTGGGGCAGATGGACCCCGAGCTTCCCCAGACGCTGGGCTACGAGGCGGCCGGAGTCGTCGACGAGCTCGGCGATGGCGTCGTCGACGTCGCCCTGGGTGATCGCGTCTACGGGTTCTCGGGCGGGGCTGCGCAGGCCGAGCTCGCCGTGCTCTCGAGCTACGCGCCCATTCCGGACGGCCTCGACTTCACCCAGGCCGCCGCCCTCCCCGCCTCGGCGGAGACCGCGGCACGGGCGCTCGACCAGCTCGGCGTGAGCAGAGACGGCAGCGCCGGCCCCGTGACCCTGCTCATCAGCGGCGCCTCAGGAAACGTCGGCGGTGCGGCGACGCAGCTCGCGATCGCCCGCGGCGCCCGCGTGATCGGCTCGGCGAGCGCTGCGAAGCAGGACTACGTGCGCTCCCTCGGCGCCGAGCCGGTCGTCTACGGCGACGGCCTCGGCGAGCGGGTGCGCGCCCTCACCCCCGGCGGGGTCGATCTCGCGCTCGACGTGGCAGGCAGCGGCATCCTGCCCGAGCTGATCGAGCTCGCGGGCGGCGCGCAGAACGTCATCACCGTCGCCGACTTCCTCGGCGCGCGCGACAACGGCGTGCGCTTCAGCCGGGGCGACGCCGGGCGCGCGCTCTACGTGCTGGGCGAACTCGCCGAGCTGCTGGCATCAGGGCGCTTCGCGGTGCCGCCCGTCCAGACGTTCCCGCTCACCGACATCGCCGAGGCGCACCGGGTCGGCGAGAGCGGCCGCGCGGGCGGAAAGCTCGTGCTGGCCGTCGGGTGA
- the cofC gene encoding 2-phospho-L-lactate guanylyltransferase has product MTWRVVIPFKGAPSSKSRLAARFDDLSRHALALAFLQDVVAAVRETPGVDGVTLVSSEPGLAALFPETPGLAPVELTPDPRHGLNGAIAHGIRVTRAADPAAHVAVLLGDLPELTATELGDALGAAVRHPLAYVADAAGTGTSLITLAPGAVAEPRFGAGSAAAHAAAGFALLDVPAASGLRRDVDAPDDVDVIVAPGQFTRAVLAALR; this is encoded by the coding sequence ATGACCTGGCGCGTCGTCATCCCCTTCAAGGGCGCGCCGAGCTCGAAGTCGCGCCTCGCCGCGCGCTTCGACGACCTCTCACGTCACGCCCTGGCGCTCGCGTTCCTGCAGGACGTCGTGGCTGCGGTCCGAGAGACCCCGGGCGTCGACGGCGTGACGCTCGTCTCGAGCGAGCCCGGCCTCGCGGCGCTGTTCCCCGAGACGCCGGGGCTCGCGCCGGTCGAGCTCACCCCCGACCCGCGGCACGGGCTGAACGGTGCGATCGCGCACGGCATCCGGGTGACGCGCGCCGCCGACCCTGCCGCCCACGTGGCCGTGCTGCTCGGCGACCTGCCCGAGCTCACGGCGACTGAGCTGGGCGATGCGCTGGGCGCTGCGGTCCGGCATCCGCTCGCCTATGTGGCGGATGCCGCGGGCACCGGCACCTCGCTCATCACCCTTGCCCCCGGAGCCGTCGCGGAACCGCGATTCGGGGCGGGGTCGGCTGCGGCGCACGCGGCCGCGGGCTTCGCGCTGCTCGACGTGCCGGCCGCATCGGGCCTGCGCCGCGACGTCGACGCGCCGGACGACGTCGATGTGATCGTGGCCCCCGGACAGTTCACGCGGGCGGTGCTCGCCGCGCTGCGCTGA
- the cofE gene encoding coenzyme F420-0:L-glutamate ligase, whose translation MTERVSAWALDGIPEIEPGADLAQLIGDAIVSDGGGCLDGDILIVTSKIVSKAEGRIVEASDREDAITAETVRVVATRAFEGGVTRIVENRLGIVGAAAGVDASNTADGTVLLLPVDPDASARGLTAALRARFGVRLGVIVSDTLGRAWRIGQTDVAIGAAGVQVVDDLRGSTDAQGRPLNVTVPVVADELAGLGDLVKGKASGRPVAVVRGMGRLVTDEVDTPGARTLPRTGPTDMFRLGTDEAYRLGLAGEKLE comes from the coding sequence ATGACTGAGCGCGTGAGCGCGTGGGCCCTTGACGGCATCCCCGAGATCGAGCCCGGCGCGGATCTCGCGCAGCTCATCGGCGACGCGATCGTGAGCGATGGGGGCGGATGCCTGGACGGCGACATCCTCATCGTGACGAGCAAGATCGTCTCGAAGGCGGAGGGGCGCATCGTCGAGGCATCCGACCGGGAGGACGCGATCACCGCGGAGACCGTGCGCGTCGTCGCGACACGCGCGTTCGAGGGCGGCGTGACCCGCATCGTCGAGAACCGCCTCGGAATCGTGGGGGCCGCCGCCGGCGTCGACGCGTCGAACACGGCCGACGGCACCGTGCTGCTGCTGCCGGTCGACCCCGACGCCTCGGCGCGCGGGCTCACCGCGGCGTTGCGGGCGCGGTTCGGGGTGCGGCTCGGCGTGATCGTGTCGGACACCCTCGGCCGCGCCTGGCGCATCGGCCAGACCGACGTCGCGATCGGTGCGGCGGGTGTTCAGGTGGTCGACGATCTGCGTGGGTCGACGGATGCGCAAGGGCGGCCCCTGAACGTCACGGTGCCGGTCGTCGCCGACGAGCTCGCCGGGCTCGGCGACCTCGTGAAGGGCAAAGCGTCCGGCCGGCCGGTCGCGGTCGTGCGCGGCATGGGGCGACTCGTCACCGACGAGGTCGACACCCCCGGCGCGCGCACGCTGCCCCGCACGGGCCCGACCGACATGTTCCGCCTCGGCACCGACGAGGCGTACCGGCTGGGGTTGGCAGGCGAGAAGCTCGAATGA
- a CDS encoding TIGR03557 family F420-dependent LLM class oxidoreductase: MSGLTIGYSAALEQFDPAEAVALAAYAEQHGFSGTAATDHFQPWVPQQGNSSYVWNVLTAVAERTTGDFGPGVTTPTFRHHPALVAQASATLGLMYPGRHWLGIGAGEALSEHVVGQYWPEAPERINRMFEAVEVIQKLFASGIRHRDVKHDGRYFKLESTRLWSMPATAPEILIATGGPVTAKRAGRTADGLITTGAPVDKLGPLLERFAEGRRESGRRADTASKVLQLHLSWAATEEEAARNALAEWPNGGMHFPKSDVRSPWEFEQLAKMVRPGDFEGRLLISADPDVHRAAIQRYADLGFDRIYLHNVGRNQREWIDVFGRDVLPKVVR; the protein is encoded by the coding sequence GTGAGCGGCCTCACCATCGGGTACAGCGCCGCGCTCGAGCAGTTCGATCCGGCAGAGGCGGTCGCGCTCGCCGCGTATGCGGAGCAGCACGGATTCTCCGGCACGGCGGCCACCGATCACTTCCAGCCCTGGGTGCCGCAGCAGGGCAACTCGTCCTACGTGTGGAACGTGCTGACTGCGGTCGCCGAGCGCACCACCGGCGACTTCGGCCCGGGCGTCACCACCCCGACGTTCCGCCACCACCCGGCGCTCGTCGCTCAGGCGAGCGCGACCCTCGGTCTTATGTACCCCGGCAGGCACTGGCTCGGCATCGGCGCCGGCGAGGCGCTGAGCGAGCACGTGGTCGGCCAGTACTGGCCGGAGGCGCCGGAGCGCATCAACCGGATGTTCGAGGCGGTCGAGGTCATTCAGAAGCTGTTCGCGTCAGGCATCCGGCACAGAGATGTGAAACATGACGGGCGCTATTTCAAGCTCGAGTCGACCCGTCTGTGGTCGATGCCCGCGACCGCGCCCGAGATCCTGATCGCGACAGGAGGGCCGGTCACCGCGAAGCGCGCGGGCCGCACCGCCGACGGGCTCATCACAACGGGCGCGCCCGTCGACAAGCTCGGCCCGCTGCTCGAGCGCTTCGCCGAGGGCCGCCGTGAGTCCGGCCGTCGTGCCGACACCGCGTCGAAGGTGCTGCAGCTGCACCTGTCGTGGGCCGCCACCGAGGAAGAGGCGGCGCGCAACGCGCTCGCCGAGTGGCCGAACGGGGGCATGCACTTCCCGAAATCCGACGTGCGCAGCCCGTGGGAGTTCGAGCAGCTCGCCAAGATGGTGCGGCCCGGGGACTTCGAGGGGCGCCTGCTCATCTCGGCCGATCCCGATGTGCACCGGGCGGCGATCCAGCGCTACGCGGACCTCGGCTTCGACCGCATCTACCTGCACAACGTCGGCCGCAACCAGCGCGAGTGGATCGACGTGTTCGGCCGCGACGTCCTTCCGAAGGTGGTGCGATGA
- a CDS encoding MOSC domain-containing protein, with product MATLLQLCRVEKLLPDEGSVGVTAIHKQPVGEALAVKPYGVYGDVQADRKNHGGLFQAVYAYAQEDADWWAAELGRDIPPGLFGENLRTQGIEVSNAEIGERWRIGAKLVLEVTSPRTPCATFQRYVDQPQWVKRFTQANRTGAYFRVVEKGAIVAGDEIEIVHQPGHGITVSRFFATGRKGEALDFARTLADHQPVETLHPEIAALVSA from the coding sequence ATGGCCACCCTGCTCCAGCTGTGTCGTGTCGAGAAGCTGCTGCCCGATGAGGGCTCGGTCGGCGTGACCGCGATCCACAAGCAGCCAGTCGGCGAGGCGCTCGCGGTGAAACCCTACGGCGTCTACGGCGACGTGCAGGCGGACCGCAAGAACCACGGTGGCCTCTTCCAGGCGGTCTACGCCTACGCGCAGGAGGACGCGGACTGGTGGGCGGCCGAGCTCGGCCGAGACATCCCGCCCGGGCTGTTCGGTGAGAACCTGCGTACGCAGGGCATCGAGGTCTCGAACGCCGAGATCGGCGAGCGCTGGCGCATCGGCGCGAAGCTCGTGCTTGAGGTCACTTCGCCACGAACCCCGTGCGCGACCTTCCAGCGCTACGTCGACCAGCCGCAGTGGGTGAAGCGCTTCACGCAGGCGAACCGCACGGGCGCGTACTTCCGCGTCGTCGAGAAGGGCGCGATCGTGGCGGGCGACGAGATCGAGATCGTCCACCAGCCGGGGCACGGCATCACCGTCAGCCGGTTCTTCGCGACGGGGCGGAAGGGAGAAGCGCTCGACTTCGCGCGCACCCTCGCCGACCACCAGCCCGTCGAGACGCTGCACCCCGAGATCGCGGCGCTGGTCTCGGCGTGA
- a CDS encoding exodeoxyribonuclease III gives MRVATWNVNSIRTRYGRVVDWLLREDIDVLAMQEIKCKPEQFPREAFEEAGYELAIHGLNQWNGVAFASRLPLEDVEVGFPSQPGFLKGAEGPDQPQEARALGVTAAGIRLWSLYVPNGRALGDPHLAYKLDWLRVLADDTRAWLADDPTLPLALMGDWNVAPLDSDVGDPSFVPGVSTHISPEERAAFAAFETAGLADVVRPRVPSGYTFWDYKQLRFPRNEGMRIDFIMGSSAFAELVTDAAIHRDERKGDAPSDHVPVVVELSVDAEDEDYDRPMVF, from the coding sequence ATGCGCGTCGCGACCTGGAACGTCAACTCGATCCGGACCCGCTACGGTCGCGTCGTCGACTGGCTGCTGCGCGAGGACATCGATGTGCTCGCCATGCAGGAGATCAAGTGCAAGCCCGAGCAGTTCCCGCGTGAGGCGTTCGAAGAGGCGGGGTACGAGCTCGCGATCCACGGCCTCAACCAGTGGAACGGGGTCGCGTTCGCCTCGCGGCTTCCCCTCGAGGACGTCGAGGTCGGATTCCCCAGCCAGCCCGGCTTCCTCAAGGGGGCCGAGGGCCCCGACCAGCCTCAGGAGGCCCGCGCGCTGGGCGTGACCGCGGCCGGCATCCGCCTCTGGTCGCTGTATGTGCCCAACGGGCGCGCGCTCGGCGACCCGCACCTGGCCTACAAGCTGGACTGGCTGCGTGTGCTCGCCGACGACACGCGCGCCTGGCTCGCCGACGACCCGACGCTGCCGCTCGCGCTGATGGGCGACTGGAACGTCGCCCCGCTCGACTCGGACGTCGGCGACCCGTCGTTCGTCCCCGGCGTCTCCACCCACATCTCGCCCGAGGAGCGGGCCGCCTTCGCCGCGTTCGAGACCGCCGGGCTCGCCGACGTGGTGCGGCCGCGCGTGCCGTCGGGCTACACGTTCTGGGACTACAAGCAGCTCCGCTTCCCGCGCAACGAGGGCATGCGCATCGACTTCATCATGGGGTCGTCGGCGTTCGCAGAATTGGTGACGGATGCCGCGATCCACCGCGACGAACGCAAGGGCGACGCTCCGTCAGATCACGTGCCCGTCGTCGTCGAGCTGTCGGTCGACGCGGAGGACGAGGACTACGACCGCCCGATGGTGTTCTAG
- a CDS encoding GNAT family N-acetyltransferase: MPGTDVPGTMVRMGFTVRRSTREDWQAMRRLRLEALQDTPMAFGQTYENALLMSEAEWRAYAGRGEERNRLFVVAVDEASDEFIGMMGGALDHGGGAPFLVAVFVSSTHRGARRGVSDALLEAIEDWARGFSDRLQLDVHEDNTRARRYYEARGFVETGHTMPYPLDRTRLELNMVKRL, translated from the coding sequence ATGCCGGGCACAGACGTCCCCGGCACAATGGTGCGCATGGGGTTCACCGTGCGGCGCAGCACCCGCGAGGACTGGCAGGCGATGCGCCGACTGCGCCTGGAAGCTCTGCAGGACACCCCGATGGCGTTCGGCCAGACGTACGAGAACGCGCTGCTGATGAGCGAGGCGGAGTGGCGGGCGTATGCGGGGCGCGGTGAAGAGCGGAACCGCCTGTTCGTCGTGGCGGTGGACGAGGCATCCGACGAATTCATCGGCATGATGGGTGGCGCACTCGATCACGGCGGCGGTGCGCCGTTCCTGGTGGCCGTGTTCGTGTCTTCCACGCATCGCGGCGCCCGCCGTGGAGTGAGCGACGCGCTGCTCGAGGCGATCGAGGACTGGGCGCGCGGGTTCTCCGACCGGCTGCAGCTCGACGTGCACGAGGACAACACACGGGCGCGCCGTTACTACGAGGCCCGCGGATTCGTCGAGACCGGCCACACCATGCCGTACCCGCTCGACCGCACCCGGCTCGAGCTCAACATGGTGAAGCGGCTCTAG
- a CDS encoding AEC family transporter, whose product MLGVLTGFGIIAFVIAVGYVVGRIGVGGPQAGYVLNRIAFFVTNPALLFTVLAKEDIRTVGSGVGLAANLAAVAAGVLFLLLSRLFFPRPAARTTIGVLSASYSNFNNIGIPVAVYVLGSAAYVAPVLLVQLIIFAPIALTVLDVTSRGRVSLRDIVLNPVRNPMIIASLAGVVVAALGWRIPGPVDSAFTLLGGAAVPVVLMAFGMSLHGSAPLRARGARAEVIVASAFKVILMPLVGWAIARFGFHITGHQLFVTAVLSGLPAAQNVYNFAARYERGEIVARDAVLLTTIFSVPAIFVIALLLT is encoded by the coding sequence GTGCTGGGCGTGCTGACGGGCTTCGGGATCATCGCCTTCGTGATCGCCGTCGGCTACGTCGTGGGCCGCATCGGGGTCGGCGGCCCGCAAGCCGGCTACGTGCTCAACCGCATCGCGTTCTTCGTCACGAACCCGGCGCTGCTGTTCACGGTGCTCGCGAAAGAGGACATCCGCACAGTCGGCTCGGGGGTCGGTCTTGCCGCGAACCTCGCCGCCGTCGCCGCCGGCGTGCTGTTCCTGCTGCTCAGCCGCCTGTTCTTCCCGCGTCCGGCGGCGCGCACGACCATCGGGGTGCTGTCGGCGAGCTATTCGAACTTCAACAACATCGGGATTCCCGTGGCGGTCTACGTGCTGGGCAGCGCGGCGTATGTCGCGCCTGTGCTTCTCGTGCAGCTGATCATCTTCGCGCCGATCGCTCTCACCGTGCTCGACGTCACGAGCCGCGGGCGGGTGAGCCTGCGCGACATCGTCCTGAACCCGGTGCGGAATCCGATGATCATCGCGTCGCTCGCGGGCGTGGTGGTCGCCGCGCTCGGCTGGAGGATCCCGGGCCCGGTCGACAGCGCCTTCACCCTGCTCGGCGGGGCGGCGGTGCCCGTTGTGCTGATGGCGTTCGGAATGTCGCTGCACGGCTCGGCGCCGTTGCGTGCGCGCGGCGCACGCGCGGAGGTGATCGTCGCGAGCGCGTTCAAGGTCATCCTGATGCCGCTCGTCGGCTGGGCCATCGCGCGCTTCGGCTTCCACATCACCGGCCACCAGCTGTTCGTCACGGCTGTGCTGAGCGGGCTGCCCGCCGCGCAGAACGTGTACAACTTCGCCGCGCGCTACGAGCGAGGCGAGATCGTCGCGCGCGACGCCGTGCTGCTCACGACGATCTTCTCTGTGCCGGCGATCTTCGTGATCGCGCTGCTCTTGACCTAG
- a CDS encoding alpha/beta fold hydrolase — MPFVQVPGARLYFETEGEAGAPALLLVHQGVATLRMWDEQVPAFAAGHFVIRYDARGFGATEADDVAFSPAADIRALLDHLGVAAVTIIANSQGGNFAFDFAVESPERVRGLMTIGSQCSGFPELSLAPDEKEQFDELWALWGAADWPALNRRMVEIWNLRTGDASTPLDPVFVERAYALNAANLAHAGFQAQPTPVDPPAYERLGSLTMPVMVTVGEWDLTTEREHQRALAELIPGAEGHVFPGAAHLPSVQHPAEFEAFALAWLERHGL; from the coding sequence ATGCCGTTCGTCCAGGTTCCCGGTGCCCGTCTGTACTTCGAGACAGAGGGCGAGGCCGGCGCGCCCGCGTTGCTGCTCGTCCACCAGGGCGTGGCCACGCTGCGCATGTGGGACGAGCAGGTGCCCGCGTTCGCCGCGGGGCACTTCGTGATCAGGTATGACGCACGAGGTTTCGGGGCGACCGAGGCCGACGATGTCGCATTCAGCCCTGCGGCAGACATCCGCGCCCTCCTCGATCATCTGGGCGTCGCGGCGGTGACCATCATCGCGAACTCGCAGGGCGGGAACTTCGCGTTCGACTTCGCCGTCGAGTCGCCGGAGCGCGTGCGCGGGCTGATGACGATCGGCTCGCAGTGCAGCGGTTTCCCCGAGCTCTCGCTCGCTCCGGATGAGAAGGAGCAGTTCGACGAGCTGTGGGCCCTCTGGGGTGCGGCCGACTGGCCGGCGCTCAACCGACGCATGGTCGAGATCTGGAACCTGCGCACCGGCGACGCGTCGACGCCGCTCGATCCGGTCTTCGTCGAGCGGGCGTACGCGCTGAACGCCGCGAACCTCGCGCACGCGGGCTTCCAGGCGCAGCCGACCCCGGTCGACCCGCCGGCATACGAGCGGCTCGGGTCGCTGACGATGCCGGTCATGGTGACCGTCGGCGAGTGGGACCTCACGACCGAGCGCGAGCACCAGCGCGCGCTCGCCGAGCTGATCCCGGGTGCCGAGGGGCACGTTTTCCCCGGCGCCGCGCACCTTCCGAGCGTGCAGCACCCTGCGGAGTTCGAGGCGTTCGCACTTGCGTGGCTCGAACGGCATGGTCTGTGA
- a CDS encoding epoxide hydrolase family protein, producing MDFAPHTSPAAIAELRARLLATRWPAIAADPEWSLGTDPEYLRELVAYWADGFDWEAREAELNKLPRSFVEVGGTGIHVIHSIADRADRAGPAPALLLLHGWPDSFWRYLKVIPLLAPDFDLVIPDMPGYGYSDIPATALDSRQVAALYAELMTKLGYERFFAAGGDIGSGVGQFLAVDQPERVIALHRMSAGPPSPSVDASQLTPEEQQWLTGAARWLGAEGAYAAMHRTKPNTASFGLTDSPVGLAAWIVEKLRAWSDGGLSAYSRDDILTNLSIYWFTGTIGSSMRMYHANALIPPEQYARRVEVPSGFSSFPGDIVRTPRAWLERATNLVRYVEPPRGGHFAPYEVPELYAQELRDFFGPFV from the coding sequence ATGGACTTCGCGCCGCACACAAGTCCCGCCGCCATCGCCGAGCTGCGCGCACGGCTGCTCGCAACGAGATGGCCCGCCATCGCCGCCGACCCGGAGTGGTCGCTCGGCACCGACCCCGAGTATCTGCGCGAGCTGGTCGCCTATTGGGCAGACGGCTTCGACTGGGAAGCGCGTGAGGCCGAGCTCAACAAGCTGCCGCGGTCCTTCGTCGAGGTCGGCGGCACGGGCATCCATGTGATCCACTCGATCGCCGACCGCGCCGATCGCGCGGGCCCGGCGCCGGCACTGCTCCTGCTCCACGGGTGGCCGGACTCGTTCTGGCGCTACCTCAAGGTGATTCCGTTGCTCGCGCCCGATTTCGACCTGGTCATTCCTGACATGCCGGGCTACGGCTACTCCGACATTCCCGCGACGGCTCTCGACTCACGTCAGGTCGCGGCGCTCTACGCCGAGCTCATGACCAAGCTCGGCTACGAGCGCTTCTTCGCCGCCGGCGGCGACATCGGCTCGGGCGTCGGCCAGTTCCTCGCGGTCGACCAGCCCGAGCGCGTGATCGCCCTGCACCGCATGAGCGCGGGGCCACCGAGCCCCTCGGTCGACGCATCGCAGCTCACTCCTGAGGAGCAGCAGTGGCTCACGGGCGCCGCACGGTGGCTCGGCGCGGAGGGGGCGTATGCCGCCATGCATCGAACGAAGCCGAACACGGCCTCGTTCGGGCTCACGGATTCCCCGGTCGGACTTGCCGCCTGGATCGTGGAGAAGCTGCGAGCGTGGAGCGACGGCGGTCTCTCGGCGTACTCGAGGGACGACATCCTGACGAACCTCTCGATCTATTGGTTCACGGGCACGATCGGCTCGTCGATGCGGATGTATCACGCGAACGCCCTGATCCCGCCCGAGCAGTACGCGCGCCGCGTCGAGGTGCCCTCGGGGTTCTCGAGCTTCCCGGGCGACATCGTGCGCACCCCGCGCGCCTGGCTCGAGCGTGCGACGAACCTCGTCCGCTACGTCGAGCCGCCACGCGGCGGCCATTTCGCCCCGTACGAGGTCCCCGAGCTCTACGCGCAAGAGCTGCGCGACTTCTTCGGGCCGTTCGTCTGA
- a CDS encoding threonine aldolase family protein, translating to MAFERLHDPSITSFASDNYAGAIPEVLDAMLIANGGHQASYGGDAYTARLDALIKEQFGASAEAHIALNGTGANVLALQSITERWSGVICAESAHINTDENGAPERVGGLKLLPVSTEDGKLTPELIDRQAWGWGDQHRAQPSVVSITQATELGTIYTADEIEEIADHAHNRGMTLHVDGARLANAAAALNLPLAEFTSDAGVDIVSFGASKNGGAFGEVIVIVDPETTLGIEYLRKADMQVPSKQRFIAAQLVALLEDGLWLRAAQHANAMAAQLREQLEEAVADAAAPGLSFTQPTQSNAVFALLPKVAADIVRGRYAFYDWDSTRTDGFSEVRWMTAWDTTEEDVESFADAIVEGLQAVV from the coding sequence ATGGCCTTCGAGCGTCTGCACGATCCGTCCATCACGAGCTTCGCGAGCGACAACTACGCGGGCGCGATCCCCGAGGTGCTCGACGCGATGCTCATCGCGAACGGCGGCCATCAGGCGAGCTACGGCGGCGACGCCTACACCGCCCGCCTCGACGCCCTGATCAAGGAGCAGTTCGGCGCGTCGGCCGAGGCGCACATCGCGCTCAACGGCACGGGCGCCAACGTGCTCGCACTGCAGAGCATCACCGAGCGCTGGTCGGGCGTGATCTGCGCGGAATCCGCCCATATCAACACGGACGAGAACGGCGCCCCCGAGCGTGTCGGCGGCCTCAAGCTGCTGCCGGTCAGCACGGAGGACGGCAAGCTCACCCCTGAGCTCATCGATCGCCAGGCGTGGGGCTGGGGCGACCAGCACCGCGCGCAGCCGAGCGTCGTGAGCATCACACAGGCGACCGAGCTCGGCACGATCTACACAGCCGACGAGATCGAGGAGATCGCCGACCACGCGCACAACCGCGGCATGACGCTGCACGTCGACGGCGCCCGGCTCGCCAACGCCGCAGCGGCGCTGAACCTGCCGCTCGCCGAGTTCACGAGCGACGCCGGTGTCGACATCGTGAGCTTCGGCGCGAGCAAGAACGGCGGCGCATTCGGCGAGGTCATCGTCATCGTCGACCCCGAGACGACGCTCGGCATCGAGTACCTGCGCAAGGCCGACATGCAGGTGCCCAGCAAGCAGCGTTTCATCGCCGCGCAGCTGGTCGCGCTGCTCGAGGACGGCCTCTGGCTGCGCGCGGCCCAGCACGCGAACGCGATGGCGGCACAGTTGCGCGAGCAGCTCGAAGAGGCAGTGGCGGATGCCGCGGCCCCCGGCCTCTCGTTCACGCAGCCCACCCAGTCGAACGCCGTGTTCGCCCTGCTGCCGAAGGTCGCGGCCGACATCGTGCGCGGGCGCTATGCGTTCTACGACTGGGATTCCACCCGCACCGATGGCTTCAGCGAGGTGCGCTGGATGACCGCATGGGACACCACCGAGGAAGACGTCGAGTCCTTCGCCGACGCGATCGTCGAGGGACTGCAGGCGGTCGTGTAA